Proteins co-encoded in one Octopus bimaculoides isolate UCB-OBI-ISO-001 chromosome 7, ASM119413v2, whole genome shotgun sequence genomic window:
- the LOC106881356 gene encoding ankyrin repeat and LEM domain-containing protein 2 isoform X2 — protein sequence MKKYKDARFKSFQTLQEAEEFTKSNLASIADDSVAVKLAGLNEKGNYRMPRTIELLKMRELIESGQYKNFKQLITCNPYFLVSSGDTPPLLHVGARYNAFHIAAKMNKPEIIKIILEVIQDPNFFCKLYGINDDSICDRTERLIDYYLNTPDKGSCETPLHFACKAGYKGVIEVLVNHPLTKINARNKFNKTPLDLIPESISASSRKQIERFLEERCYVPLYRDGDNLSPPRIGQPCSPVYTCDAQSPPFNQVPSVDSPEGSPLSSRMLSSVVKAYAGPMSPEQANDFRRNWKPSRDKETIDDLRSDQEKGYERIGRQLAQKYKFGWREYWDFLGIYTDISKPEGLEKFETYLQNQFLTFNVHRSLEALHVTENITSQKTIESIKSLKNMFTVDSNKNVSGFGQSLISSDSPTSQQQSKKQEDNFDQNNSVPVVTEKEKEEEEQVKEGQTSKMFISINKHFKSHKKISGMKDFNEIMDSLAKEFGTKLVIVGSSQDTDGSVTSNTAWMDVVDTKDDHHHSIYTTFSNLSDVFGTVHDKQPITVSLAKTSACPLSPSTPTKDNVTLPSDTVLLNVSSPTGLNIDVPAKPARSPPKSKSVINIYLNGFEPSKLDLDVYRCVKDVELDSRTYPYIHKWFQKVKSFTTDEQHSWRSPVKCFNTTRNEMSPLSPSHRHSHLSNPSSRRTLFGSPSR from the exons ATGAAGAAATACAAAGACGCCAGGTTTAAGTCTTTCCAAACACTCCAGGAAGCTGAAGAGTTTACTAAGTCAAATCTAGCT tcAATCGCTGATGACAGTGTTGCAGTGAAGTTAGCAGGATTAAATGAAAAGGGAAATTACAGGATGCCACGTACCATCGAGTTGCTGAAAATGAGAGAACTAATTGAATCGGGCCAATACAAAAATTTCAAACAGCTCATTACCTGCAATCCTTATTTCTTGGTCAGCAGTGGGGACACCCCACCTCTTTTGCAC gTGGGTGCCCGTTACAACGCTTTTCATATCGCTGCCAAAATGAATAAGCCTGAGATTATCAAAATAATCCTCGAAGTCATCCAGGATCCAAATTTCTTCTGCAAATTGTATGGTATCAATGATGATAGTATATGTGATAGAACAGAGCGTCTAATAGATTACTACCTTAACACACCAGACAAAGGG TCATGTGAAACACCACTACACTTTGCTTGCAAGGCTGGCTACAAAGGCGTCATCGAAGTCCTTGTGAACCATCCATTGACCAAAATAAATGCAaggaataaatttaacaaaactcCACTGGAT TTGATACCAGAATCAATTAGTGCTTCTTCACGAAAACAGATTGAGAGATTCTTAGAAG aaCGCTGTTATGTGCCTTTATATAGAGATGGAGATAACCTAAGTCCACCTCGGATAGGTCAACCTTGCAGTCCAGTGTATACTTGTGATGCTCAGAGTCCACCTTTCAATCAAGTGCCTTCAGTGGACTCCCCCGAAGGGTCACCACTGAGCTCTCGTATGTTGTCCAGTGTTGTCAAAGCTTATGCTGGGCCAATGTCCCCTGAACAA GCTAATGACTTCAGAAGGAATTGGAAACCTTCCCGAGATAAGGAGACTATTGATGATCTGAGATCTGACCAAGAGAAAGGATATGAGCGTATTGGACG acaacttgctcaaaaatacaaattCGGGTGGCGAGAATATTGGGACTTTTTGGGTATTTACACTGATATTTCTAAACCTGAAGGGCTTGAGAAGTTCGAGACCTACCTCCAAAACCAGTTCTTAACATTCAATGTTCACCGCAGTCTGGAGGCTCTTCATGTAACTGAAAACATCACTTCACAGAAAACCATTGAGTCAATAAAATCACTCAAGAACATGTTTACCGTTGACAGCAACAAAAATGTTTCTGGTTTTGGCCAGTCGCTAATTTCTAGTGATTCCCCCACAAGTCAGCAGCAAAGTAAAAAGCAGGAAGATAATTTTGATCAAAATAATTCTGTGCCAGTTGTAAccgaaaaggaaaaagaagaggaagagcagGTGAAAGAAGGCCAGACAAGCAAAATGTTCATCTCAATCAACAAGCATTTTAAAAGTCATAAAAAAATATCAGGCATGAAAGACTTCAATGAGATTATGGACTCACTTGCCAAAGAGTTTGGCACCAAACTGGTCATCGTTGGCAGCAGCCAAGATACTGATGGTTCTGTAACTAGCAATACTGCGTGGATGGACGTTGTCGACACAAAAGACGATCACCATCATTCCATCTACACCACATTTTCAAATCTTAGCGATGTGTTCGGCACTGTCCACGACAAACAGCCTATCACTGTGTCTTTAGCTAAAACCAGTGCTTGTCCCCTATCACCATCAACGCCAACGAAAGACAATGTTACCTTGCCCTCCGATACCGTCCTTTTAAATGTCTCCTCACCAACTGGCCTCAACATAGATGTCCCAGCCAAACCAGCTCGCTCACCACCAAAGTCAAAATCtgtcataaatatataccttAATGG gtTTGAACCCTCAAAGTTGGACCTGGACGTCTACCGGTGTGTTAAAGATGTAGAGCTGGACTCTCGAACGTATCCCTACATACACAAGTGGTTTCAGAAAGTGAAATCTTTCACAACTGATGAGCAACACAG tTGGCGAAGTCCTGTTAAATGTTTCAACACTACAAGAAACGAAATGTCACCATTATCCCCTTCACATCGACACAGTCATCTTAGTAACCCCAGC